In Deinococcus sedimenti, a single genomic region encodes these proteins:
- a CDS encoding carbohydrate binding domain-containing protein has translation MPRPTLTVLLPLTLLLGACTQTDASTTTPVWQDEFNASSLDTSKWGYQTGNGFMAGSDYVTGWGNNELEYYTDRASNVRVEGGNLVITARKEKFTGPAGTTTGTFDWTSGRVRTAGKFSRTYGRFEIRAKFPKGRGLWPAIWMLPEEPSPYASWAANGELDIAEGWGSKPTELAQTIHYGGVWPNNVYSGATVNFPNEGTMDQWHTYAVEWTPGKIQWFIDGKMTSEKTQWWSAKNNPPSSDADLNAWPAPFDRPFYLLLNLAVGGNFDGNPDATTPTEAQMLVDYVRVYGMQNETASAGPRPDMTYPWTPKPARPALADGNLVYNGSFDLPDTDPLVKTDTTSLPGVTTSKFWTLFTGGGEATLSNDATQGNALKVDVTNPGNVNYAVQVRQDGLNMESGGKYEVSFDTWAQTARPMMIKVGGGPDRGYAAYSGEQTVQIGTTKARQTLTFDMKATTDAAARLEFNLGNAGTGPVWIDNVVVKRVGNAAGARPPAADGNLLYNAAFTQNATATAPGITGVPGTAYWSTWSSVPERLSTSVSGGVVTLNVTNVDSANNWHVQLNQTDVPLTAGKSYTLTFKGKATDAREVAVVIGENGGSYARYLDKTAALTGTEQTFTYTFTATTTNPAAQFQILGAVGTPGSSYGLSFRDFRLVQNP, from the coding sequence ATGCCCCGCCCCACACTCACGGTTCTGCTCCCCCTGACCCTCCTGCTCGGCGCCTGCACCCAGACCGACGCCAGCACCACCACACCCGTCTGGCAGGACGAATTCAACGCCTCCAGCCTCGACACCAGCAAATGGGGCTACCAGACCGGCAACGGCTTCATGGCCGGCAGCGACTACGTCACCGGCTGGGGCAACAACGAACTGGAGTACTACACCGACCGCGCCAGCAACGTCCGCGTCGAGGGCGGCAACCTCGTCATCACCGCCCGCAAGGAGAAGTTCACCGGACCGGCCGGCACCACCACCGGCACCTTCGACTGGACCTCCGGCCGCGTCCGCACCGCCGGGAAGTTCAGCCGCACCTACGGCCGCTTCGAGATCCGCGCCAAGTTCCCCAAGGGCCGCGGCCTGTGGCCCGCCATCTGGATGCTGCCCGAGGAACCCAGCCCCTACGCCAGCTGGGCCGCAAACGGCGAACTCGACATCGCCGAAGGATGGGGCAGCAAACCCACCGAACTCGCCCAGACCATCCACTACGGTGGCGTGTGGCCCAACAACGTGTACTCCGGCGCCACCGTGAACTTCCCGAACGAAGGCACCATGGACCAGTGGCACACCTACGCCGTGGAATGGACCCCCGGCAAGATCCAGTGGTTCATCGACGGCAAGATGACCAGCGAGAAAACCCAGTGGTGGAGCGCCAAGAACAACCCCCCCAGCAGCGACGCCGACCTGAACGCCTGGCCCGCTCCCTTCGACCGGCCCTTCTACCTGCTGCTGAACCTCGCCGTGGGCGGCAACTTCGACGGCAACCCCGACGCCACCACCCCCACCGAAGCGCAGATGCTGGTCGACTACGTCCGCGTGTACGGCATGCAGAACGAAACCGCCAGCGCCGGGCCGCGCCCCGACATGACCTACCCCTGGACGCCCAAACCCGCCCGCCCCGCCCTGGCCGACGGGAACCTGGTCTACAACGGCTCGTTCGACCTGCCGGACACCGATCCGCTGGTGAAGACCGACACCACCTCGCTGCCCGGCGTGACGACCAGCAAGTTCTGGACGCTCTTTACCGGCGGCGGCGAAGCGACCCTCAGCAACGACGCCACGCAGGGCAACGCCCTGAAAGTCGACGTCACGAACCCCGGCAACGTGAACTACGCCGTGCAGGTCCGCCAGGACGGCCTGAACATGGAATCCGGCGGCAAGTACGAGGTCTCCTTCGACACCTGGGCGCAGACGGCCCGCCCCATGATGATCAAGGTCGGCGGCGGCCCGGACCGCGGGTACGCCGCGTACTCCGGCGAGCAGACCGTGCAGATCGGCACGACCAAAGCCCGCCAGACCCTGACCTTCGACATGAAAGCCACCACCGACGCCGCCGCCCGGCTGGAATTCAACCTCGGGAACGCCGGCACCGGCCCCGTCTGGATCGACAACGTGGTCGTCAAACGCGTCGGGAACGCCGCCGGGGCCCGCCCACCCGCCGCGGACGGCAACCTGCTGTACAACGCCGCCTTCACCCAGAACGCCACGGCCACCGCTCCCGGCATCACGGGCGTGCCCGGCACCGCGTACTGGAGCACCTGGAGCAGCGTCCCTGAGCGCCTGAGCACCAGCGTCAGCGGCGGCGTGGTCACCCTGAACGTCACGAACGTGGATTCCGCGAACAACTGGCACGTTCAGCTGAACCAGACCGACGTGCCGCTGACCGCCGGGAAGTCCTACACCCTGACCTTCAAGGGCAAGGCCACCGACGCCCGTGAGGTCGCCGTCGTGATCGGCGAGAACGGCGGCAGTTACGCCCGCTACCTGGACAAGACCGCCGCCCTGACCGGCACCGAACAGACCTTCACGTACACCTTCACGGCGACCACCACGAACCCCGCCGCGCAGTTCCAGATCCTGGGCGCGGTGGGCACGCCCGGCAGCAGCTACGGCCTGAGCTTCCGCGACTTCCGCCTCGTGCAGAACCCCTGA
- a CDS encoding circularly permuted type 2 ATP-grasp protein: protein MFTADRAARPHYAGVKAYLDQLGVSEFERRHQLLDLAFRNQGITFTVYGDAQGTERTFPFDPVPRIIPSSEWAHIESGLTQRVRALNAFLTDIYSGAQIMGDGVIPAELVYTSAHFRREVHGVLPPGGVFTHVVGTDLIRNEQGEYLVLEDNLRSPSGVSYLLANRQAMTRVYPGMFEGQGVRPVQHYASALLRLLLASSPRENGTVVVLTPGMYNSAYFEHAYLAQQMGVELVEGRDLFVDGGRVWMRTTGGRQQVDVIYRRVDDDFLDPLAFRRDSALGVAGLVEVYRQGRVAIANAIGTGVADDKAVYAYVPDMIRYYLNESPILNNVPTYLGWNAEHLEYMLANAAELVFKSVGEAGGYGMLIGPEATSDQITAYLHKVRQDPREFIAQPVVGLSRHPTFYPDSSGFEAAHVDLRPYILFGEDVTIVPGGLTRVALRRGSLVVNSSQGGGSKDTWVLDHDGPGAPLGMTQLLHGDASSAVQGQRQEQSSGGQSQSQSQSQGQSQSQGQSQWQGGFGAVPLDAEPLTEATRNSLNERDVQARARVADDAQVAAYGESQLTHAEPPGDVPAREDGPGSHSFQQQLEKQQLEGGER, encoded by the coding sequence ATGTTCACCGCTGATCGCGCCGCCCGTCCGCACTACGCGGGCGTCAAGGCGTACCTGGATCAGCTGGGCGTCTCGGAATTCGAGCGTCGACATCAGCTGCTGGACCTGGCGTTCCGGAATCAGGGCATCACCTTCACGGTGTACGGGGACGCGCAGGGCACCGAGCGGACCTTTCCGTTCGATCCGGTGCCGCGCATCATTCCGTCGTCCGAGTGGGCGCACATCGAGTCGGGCCTGACGCAGCGGGTGCGGGCGCTGAATGCGTTCCTGACGGACATCTACAGTGGCGCGCAGATCATGGGGGACGGCGTCATCCCGGCGGAGCTGGTGTACACCAGCGCGCACTTCCGGCGCGAGGTGCACGGGGTGCTGCCGCCGGGCGGGGTGTTCACGCACGTGGTCGGCACGGACCTGATCCGCAACGAGCAGGGCGAGTACCTCGTGCTGGAGGACAACCTGCGCTCGCCGAGCGGCGTGTCGTACCTGCTGGCGAACCGGCAGGCGATGACGCGGGTGTACCCGGGCATGTTCGAGGGTCAGGGGGTGCGGCCGGTGCAGCATTACGCGTCGGCGCTGCTGCGCCTGCTGCTGGCCAGCAGTCCGCGCGAGAACGGCACGGTGGTGGTGCTGACGCCCGGCATGTACAACAGCGCGTACTTCGAGCACGCGTACCTCGCGCAGCAGATGGGCGTGGAACTCGTCGAGGGCCGTGACCTGTTCGTGGACGGCGGGCGCGTGTGGATGCGCACGACCGGCGGGCGGCAGCAGGTGGACGTCATCTACCGCCGTGTGGACGATGATTTCCTGGATCCGCTGGCGTTCCGGCGGGACAGTGCGCTGGGCGTGGCGGGGCTGGTGGAGGTCTACCGGCAGGGCCGGGTGGCGATCGCGAACGCCATCGGGACGGGCGTGGCGGACGACAAGGCGGTGTACGCGTACGTGCCGGACATGATCCGGTACTACCTGAACGAGTCGCCGATCCTGAACAACGTGCCCACGTACCTGGGCTGGAACGCCGAGCATCTGGAGTACATGCTGGCGAACGCGGCTGAGCTGGTGTTCAAGTCGGTGGGCGAGGCGGGTGGCTACGGCATGCTGATCGGTCCGGAAGCGACCTCGGATCAGATCACGGCGTACCTGCACAAGGTGCGGCAGGATCCGCGGGAGTTCATCGCGCAGCCGGTGGTGGGCCTGTCGCGGCACCCGACGTTCTACCCGGACAGCAGTGGGTTCGAGGCGGCGCACGTGGACCTGCGGCCGTACATCCTGTTCGGCGAGGACGTGACGATCGTGCCGGGCGGCCTGACGCGCGTGGCGCTACGGCGCGGGAGTCTGGTCGTGAACAGTTCGCAGGGGGGCGGCAGCAAGGACACCTGGGTGCTGGACCACGACGGGCCGGGTGCGCCGCTGGGCATGACGCAGCTGCTGCATGGGGACGCGTCGTCGGCCGTGCAGGGTCAGCGGCAGGAGCAGTCGTCGGGGGGGCAGTCCCAGTCTCAATCGCAGTCCCAGGGGCAGTCCCAGTCTCAGGGGCAGTCGCAGTGGCAGGGCGGTTTCGGCGCGGTGCCGCTGGACGCCGAGCCGCTGACCGAGGCGACCCGCAACTCCCTGAACGAGCGTGACGTGCAGGCGCGGGCGCGTGTCGCGGACGACGCGCAGGTCGCCGCATACGGCGAGAGTCAGCTGACGCACGCCGAGCCGCCCGGTGACGTGCCCGCCCGCGAGGACGGCCCGGGGTCGCACTCGTTCCAGCAGCAGCTGGAAAAACAGCAGCTCGAAGGCGGTGAGCGCTGA
- a CDS encoding transglutaminase family protein: MRCEIRHVTEYRYLQPAWDSFNQVRLHPTQEARQSVRSFHLHVVPDAEVSSHKDYFGALVHQVHVHAHHTHLRIEAQAMVDTHNLPDPGPVPVSALDGQRAPLTEFLVPCPRVPSGPWPEVFGVTRPTAQDDLGEYLQNLNTFLYSQFQYDTEATSVNTPLAEFAQHGRGVCQDFTHAMLGVTRQLGIPSRYVSGYLYSGGEMRGAEATHAWVECFVPGYGWLGLDPTNNCVAREKHIKIAHGREYSDVSPVRGTYYGGGKGSMSVAVYVYRED, encoded by the coding sequence ATGCGGTGTGAGATCCGGCACGTGACCGAGTACCGGTACCTGCAGCCGGCGTGGGATTCGTTCAATCAGGTGCGGCTGCATCCGACGCAGGAGGCGCGGCAGTCGGTCCGGTCGTTCCATCTGCACGTGGTGCCGGACGCGGAGGTGTCGTCGCACAAGGATTACTTCGGTGCGCTGGTGCATCAGGTGCATGTGCACGCGCATCACACTCACCTGCGGATCGAGGCGCAGGCGATGGTGGACACGCACAACCTGCCGGACCCGGGGCCGGTGCCGGTGTCGGCGCTGGACGGCCAGCGGGCGCCCCTGACGGAGTTCCTGGTGCCGTGCCCGCGGGTGCCGTCGGGGCCGTGGCCGGAGGTGTTCGGCGTGACGCGGCCCACCGCGCAGGACGATCTGGGCGAGTACCTGCAGAACCTGAACACGTTCCTGTACAGCCAGTTCCAGTACGACACCGAGGCGACGTCGGTGAACACGCCCCTGGCGGAGTTCGCGCAGCATGGCCGGGGCGTCTGTCAGGATTTCACGCACGCGATGCTGGGGGTCACGCGGCAGCTGGGGATTCCATCGCGGTACGTGAGCGGGTACCTGTACAGCGGCGGTGAGATGCGCGGCGCGGAGGCCACGCACGCGTGGGTGGAGTGTTTCGTTCCGGGGTACGGCTGGCTGGGTCTGGATCCCACGAACAACTGCGTGGCGCGCGAGAAGCACATCAAGATCGCGCACGGGCGGGAGTACAGCGACGTCTCCCCGGTGCGGGGCACGTACTACGGCGGTGGGAAGGGCAGCATGTCGGTGGCGGTGTACGTGTACCGCGAGGACTGA
- the uvsE gene encoding UV DNA damage repair endonuclease UvsE — protein sequence MGTRLGHRQVLLGPLPRRRETGPHVTTPTYGLVCLTVGPEVRFRTITLTRYRALPPAQRYGTLLDLYADNTARVRRAADYCAARGIRLYRLSSSLFPMLDLDGDDTGAQVLAHLAPQLRDAGHAFQDHGIRVLMHPEQFIVLNSDRPEVRESSLRAITTHAHVMDALGLERSTWNLLLLHGGKGGRAQELQAIIPDLPESVRLRLGLENDERAYSPRDLLPVCEATGTPLVFDAHHHVVHDHLPDQDHPSVREWVLAARRTWTPQEWQVVHLSNGLDGPQDRRHSHLITHLPAAYHDVPWIEVEAKGKEEALAALGACTPVTTA from the coding sequence ATGGGAACGCGACTGGGACACCGTCAAGTACTGCTCGGACCGCTGCCGCGCCGCCGCGAAACGGGACCGCACGTGACCACCCCCACCTACGGCCTCGTGTGCCTGACCGTCGGGCCGGAGGTGCGCTTCCGCACCATCACCCTCACGCGCTACCGCGCCCTGCCCCCCGCGCAGCGGTACGGCACGCTGCTCGATCTGTACGCCGACAACACCGCCCGCGTGCGCCGCGCCGCCGACTACTGCGCCGCGCGCGGCATCCGCCTGTACCGCCTCAGCTCCAGCCTGTTCCCCATGCTGGACCTGGACGGCGACGACACCGGCGCGCAGGTCCTCGCGCACCTCGCGCCGCAACTGCGGGACGCCGGGCACGCCTTTCAGGATCACGGCATCCGCGTCCTGATGCACCCCGAGCAGTTCATCGTCCTGAACAGCGACCGCCCCGAAGTCAGGGAGAGCAGCCTGCGCGCCATCACCACCCACGCGCACGTCATGGACGCCCTGGGCCTGGAGCGCAGCACCTGGAACCTCCTACTCCTGCACGGCGGCAAGGGCGGCCGCGCCCAGGAACTCCAGGCGATCATCCCTGACCTGCCCGAATCGGTCCGCTTGCGCCTGGGCCTGGAAAACGACGAGCGGGCCTACAGCCCCCGCGACCTGCTGCCCGTCTGCGAGGCCACCGGCACCCCACTGGTGTTCGACGCGCACCACCACGTCGTCCACGACCACCTGCCCGACCAGGACCACCCCAGCGTCCGCGAGTGGGTCCTGGCCGCCCGCCGCACCTGGACGCCCCAGGAGTGGCAGGTGGTGCACCTCAGCAACGGCCTGGACGGCCCGCAGGACCGCCGCCACAGTCATCTGATCACGCACCTGCCCGCCGCGTACCACGACGTCCCCTGGATCGAGGTGGAAGCCAAGGGCAAGGAGGAAGCCCTGGCCGCCCTGGGCGCCTGCACCCCGGTGACCACCGCGTGA
- a CDS encoding alpha-E domain-containing protein, with translation MLLLSRLAENLFWMGRYMERAENTARLLSVNYYATLESAGSARDHWRPLLDLTGGEGALRERYGRVDTRSVGSWLAFDRENPSSIASSLAFARSNARGLRDRIPSEMWEAINRAYLNLCFETGSVLDRDGLYEFCVSARDASQFFFGIAFATLPRDEGWSFMRAGQMLERTDNTLRVLQGRLTPEALRPSTDPARDMLLEQRWVQVLKGASAYEAFRKRVHEGIEPRSIAAFLLLDEYFPRSVRYGAQNLHEALEQIDRWHPGAHQDVTRLSRWLVARLEYARIEDILDRRDPALPDLLVDVNRVGAAITAAFFEKE, from the coding sequence ATGCTGCTCCTGTCCCGACTGGCCGAGAACCTCTTCTGGATGGGCCGCTACATGGAGCGGGCGGAGAACACGGCCCGGCTCCTGAGCGTGAACTACTACGCGACGCTGGAATCCGCCGGGAGTGCGCGGGACCACTGGCGGCCGCTGCTGGACCTGACCGGCGGCGAGGGCGCCCTGCGGGAACGCTACGGGCGGGTGGACACCCGCAGCGTGGGGTCCTGGCTGGCGTTCGACCGGGAGAACCCGTCGAGTATCGCCAGCAGTCTGGCGTTCGCCCGGTCGAACGCGCGCGGCCTGCGCGACCGGATTCCCAGTGAGATGTGGGAGGCGATCAACCGCGCGTACCTGAACCTGTGCTTCGAGACGGGCTCGGTGCTGGACCGCGACGGGCTGTACGAGTTCTGCGTGTCCGCGCGTGACGCGTCGCAGTTCTTCTTCGGGATCGCGTTCGCGACCCTGCCGCGCGACGAGGGCTGGTCGTTCATGCGGGCCGGGCAGATGCTGGAACGCACCGACAACACGCTGCGGGTGCTGCAGGGCCGCCTGACGCCCGAGGCGCTGCGGCCGTCGACGGACCCGGCGCGGGACATGCTGCTCGAGCAGCGCTGGGTGCAGGTGCTCAAGGGCGCCAGCGCCTACGAGGCGTTCCGCAAGCGCGTGCACGAGGGCATCGAGCCGCGCAGCATCGCGGCGTTCCTGCTGCTCGACGAGTACTTCCCGCGCAGCGTGAGGTACGGGGCGCAGAACCTGCACGAGGCCCTCGAACAGATCGACCGCTGGCATCCGGGCGCGCATCAGGACGTGACGCGCCTGTCGCGGTGGCTGGTTGCCCGGCTGGAGTACGCCCGCATCGAGGACATCCTGGACCGGCGCGATCCGGCGCTGCCGGACCTGCTGGTGGACGTGAACCGGGTGGGCGCGGCGATCACCGCGGCGTTCTTCGAGAAGGAATGA
- a CDS encoding DUF2256 domain-containing protein — protein MPRTERTPGGGRPPSQRPSKTCAHCGLPFTWRKKWERDWDTVKYCSDRCRAAAKRDRT, from the coding sequence ATGCCCCGAACCGAACGCACCCCCGGAGGCGGACGCCCCCCCAGCCAGCGCCCCAGCAAGACCTGCGCCCACTGCGGCCTGCCCTTCACCTGGCGCAAAAAATGGGAACGCGACTGGGACACCGTCAAGTACTGCTCGGACCGCTGCCGCGCCGCCGCGAAACGGGACCGCACGTGA
- a CDS encoding 3-deoxy-7-phosphoheptulonate synthase, whose product MTHPEPIIQPGRTENLNVSGFTPLITPRALKARWPLTPQAEATVLAGRKAAQDILHGRDDRLLVVVGPCSIHDHEQALDYARRLAELRERVKDRLEVHMRVYVDKPRTTVGWRGYLLDPDMNGTNDINKGLELTRKLMVQVSELGLPVATELLDPFAPQYVFDAVAWACLGARTTESQTHRVMSSAVSAPMGFKNGTGGGIKLAVDAIVAARASHAFFTIDDDGQACIVHTLGNPDGHVILRGGRGGPNYAPQFVTEAAGLMSNAGLPPAVMVDCSHANSGSDHTRQSLVWRDVLHQRAAGQAAVKGLMIESNLRPGKQGIPADLSTLIPGLSVTDACVGWDETEALLLEAHAALSRESVSG is encoded by the coding sequence ATGACGCACCCCGAACCCATCATTCAGCCCGGCCGTACCGAGAACCTGAACGTCAGCGGCTTCACGCCCCTGATCACCCCCCGCGCCCTGAAGGCCCGCTGGCCGCTGACCCCGCAGGCCGAGGCGACCGTCCTGGCCGGACGCAAAGCCGCGCAGGACATCCTCCACGGCCGCGACGACCGCCTGCTCGTCGTGGTCGGCCCCTGCTCCATTCACGATCACGAGCAGGCGCTCGACTACGCCCGCCGCCTCGCCGAGCTGCGTGAACGCGTGAAGGACCGCCTGGAAGTGCACATGCGCGTGTACGTCGACAAGCCCCGCACCACCGTCGGCTGGCGCGGCTACCTGCTCGACCCGGACATGAACGGCACGAACGACATCAACAAGGGCCTCGAACTGACCCGCAAGCTCATGGTGCAGGTCAGCGAACTGGGCCTGCCCGTCGCCACGGAACTGCTGGACCCGTTCGCGCCGCAGTACGTGTTCGACGCCGTCGCCTGGGCCTGCCTGGGTGCGCGCACCACCGAAAGCCAGACGCATCGCGTCATGAGCAGCGCCGTGTCCGCCCCGATGGGCTTCAAGAACGGCACCGGCGGCGGCATCAAACTCGCCGTGGACGCCATCGTCGCCGCGCGCGCCTCGCACGCCTTCTTCACCATCGACGACGACGGACAGGCCTGCATCGTCCACACGCTCGGCAACCCCGACGGGCACGTCATCCTGCGCGGCGGCCGCGGCGGCCCCAACTACGCCCCGCAGTTCGTCACGGAAGCCGCCGGACTCATGAGCAACGCCGGACTGCCCCCGGCCGTCATGGTGGACTGCTCGCACGCCAACAGCGGCTCGGACCACACCCGCCAGAGCCTCGTGTGGCGCGACGTGCTGCACCAGCGCGCCGCCGGACAGGCCGCCGTGAAGGGCCTGATGATCGAGAGCAACCTCCGCCCCGGCAAGCAGGGCATCCCCGCCGACCTCAGCACCCTGATCCCCGGCCTGAGCGTCACGGACGCCTGCGTCGGCTGGGACGAGACCGAGGCGCTACTGCTCGAAGCGCACGCCGCGCTGAGCCGCGAGAGCGTCAGCGGCTGA